In one window of Labilithrix sp. DNA:
- a CDS encoding RNA polymerase sigma factor, translating to MVLLPRTPAMPTNAVRTASSSTTLVAHDTKSLAEGLCALLPELRGRACRLAGDPTTADDIVQDTVERALKFSAQYERGTNLRAWVYQILFSVFVTRYRRSRREKNALRVLASDPCAWTMPERFSPPDATAPLTPTTQGKLDALPETFRTVLKLVDLDELTYREAANELGVPVGTVMSRLHRGRKLLATQLLEAA from the coding sequence ATGGTCCTGCTCCCGAGGACACCCGCAATGCCGACCAACGCCGTTCGTACCGCTTCTTCGTCGACCACGCTCGTTGCCCACGACACGAAGTCCCTCGCGGAGGGATTGTGTGCGCTTCTCCCCGAGCTCCGCGGCCGGGCGTGTCGCCTCGCGGGCGACCCGACGACGGCGGACGACATCGTGCAGGACACGGTCGAGCGCGCGCTGAAGTTCTCGGCGCAGTACGAGCGCGGCACGAACCTCCGCGCGTGGGTCTATCAGATCCTCTTCTCGGTCTTCGTCACGCGCTACCGCCGCTCGCGTCGCGAGAAGAACGCGCTCCGCGTCCTCGCGTCCGACCCGTGCGCGTGGACGATGCCGGAGCGCTTCTCGCCGCCGGACGCGACCGCGCCGCTCACGCCGACGACGCAGGGCAAGCTCGACGCGCTGCCCGAGACGTTCCGCACCGTCCTCAAGCTCGTGGACCTCGACGAGCTGACGTACCGCGAGGCCGCGAACGAGCTCGGCGTCCCGGTCGGCACCGTGATGAGCCGCCTCCACCGCGGCCGCAAGCTCCTCGCGACGCAGCTCCTCGAAGCGGCCTGA
- a CDS encoding holo-ACP synthase, with product MIVGLGIDVCSIDRMRKALERHGDRFFARICTEEERADLAGRDVATSLAGRFAVKEAFAKALDGARGVGWHEVQVRRAPSGRPTLELSGNAVTKMKEFGAESWHVSITHDAGVAVAVVVLEGTPVGRLAP from the coding sequence ATGATCGTGGGGCTGGGGATCGACGTCTGCTCGATCGATCGGATGCGAAAGGCGCTCGAGCGTCACGGCGATCGCTTCTTCGCGCGCATCTGCACGGAAGAGGAGCGCGCCGACCTCGCGGGGCGCGACGTGGCGACCTCGCTCGCGGGGCGGTTCGCGGTGAAGGAGGCGTTCGCGAAGGCGCTCGACGGCGCGCGCGGAGTGGGGTGGCACGAGGTGCAGGTGCGCCGCGCGCCGAGCGGCCGGCCGACGCTGGAGCTCTCCGGCAACGCGGTCACGAAGATGAAGGAGTTCGGCGCCGAGTCGTGGCACGTCAGCATCACGCACGACGCGGGCGTCGCGGTCGCGGTCGTGGTGCTCGAGGGCACGCCGGTGGGGAGGCTCGCGCCGTGA
- a CDS encoding methyltransferase domain-containing protein — MTDHETRAYYDEFSKSYEKHRRPNRAAGYHALVDDLEIELTARYGTGKDVLECGCGTGLLLERIAEHAHKAVGIDLSPGMLELARSRGLDVHEGSVTALPFDDATFDVTCSFKVLAHVPDIGKALREMARVTKPGGVILAELYNPWSFRGLAKRLGPAGKISDRTRESAVYTRFDSPLDVPKIIPPGTRVEAARGIRIVTPAAIAIDIPLVGGMLRSAERWLCDTPAANLAGFYVAVIRKA; from the coding sequence ATGACCGACCACGAGACGCGTGCCTATTACGACGAGTTCAGCAAGAGCTACGAGAAGCACCGCCGCCCGAACCGCGCCGCGGGCTACCACGCCCTCGTCGACGACCTCGAGATCGAGCTCACCGCGCGCTACGGCACGGGCAAAGACGTGCTCGAGTGCGGTTGCGGCACCGGCCTCCTCCTCGAGCGCATCGCCGAGCACGCGCACAAGGCAGTCGGGATCGACCTCTCCCCCGGCATGCTGGAGCTCGCGCGGAGCCGCGGGCTCGACGTGCACGAGGGCAGCGTCACCGCGCTCCCGTTCGACGACGCGACCTTCGACGTGACGTGCTCCTTCAAGGTGCTCGCCCACGTCCCCGACATCGGCAAGGCGCTCCGCGAGATGGCGCGCGTGACGAAGCCGGGCGGCGTCATCCTGGCCGAGCTCTACAACCCATGGAGCTTCCGCGGCCTCGCCAAGCGCCTCGGCCCGGCCGGCAAGATCAGCGATAGGACGCGGGAAAGTGCGGTCTACACGCGCTTCGACTCGCCGCTCGACGTGCCGAAGATCATCCCACCCGGTACGCGCGTCGAGGCCGCGCGCGGGATCCGCATCGTCACGCCGGCCGCGATCGCGATCGACATCCCGCTCGTCGGAGGAATGTTGCGCAGCGCCGAACGTTGGCTGTGCGACACGCCTGCCGCGAACCTGGCTGGGTTTTATGTCGCCGTAATTCGTAAAGCCTAA
- a CDS encoding pyridoxine 5'-phosphate synthase, producing MRLHINIDHVATLRNARGTKYPDPVAAARMCLAAGAHGITAHIREDRRHIKDDDVARLKAELAGAALFNLEMAATDEMVAIARRTMPDVVTLVPERREERTTEGGLEVARSAPALSRHLALLKGAGIKVSLFIAPDLEQVRASHALGVEQIELHTGEYAHEKAGELDRLREAARVGHELGLEIAAGHGLTTENVPALMAIPEIVELNIGHAVVADAVFMGIGEATKAMLAAMKKGRAA from the coding sequence ATGCGGCTCCACATCAACATCGACCACGTCGCCACGCTCCGGAACGCACGCGGGACGAAGTACCCGGACCCCGTCGCCGCGGCGCGCATGTGTCTCGCGGCCGGCGCGCACGGCATCACCGCGCACATCCGCGAGGACCGGCGGCACATCAAGGACGACGACGTCGCGCGGCTGAAGGCGGAGCTCGCGGGCGCGGCGCTGTTCAACCTGGAGATGGCGGCGACGGACGAGATGGTCGCCATCGCGCGGAGGACGATGCCCGACGTCGTCACGCTCGTGCCGGAGCGGCGCGAGGAGCGCACGACCGAGGGCGGCCTCGAGGTGGCGCGCTCCGCGCCGGCGCTCTCGCGGCACCTCGCGCTCCTGAAGGGCGCCGGGATCAAGGTGAGCCTCTTCATCGCGCCGGACCTCGAACAGGTGCGGGCATCGCACGCGTTAGGTGTGGAGCAGATCGAGCTCCACACCGGCGAGTACGCGCACGAGAAGGCGGGTGAGCTCGATCGTCTGCGCGAGGCGGCGCGGGTCGGGCACGAGCTCGGGCTCGAGATCGCGGCGGGGCACGGGCTCACGACGGAGAACGTGCCGGCGCTGATGGCGATCCCGGAGATCGTCGAGCTCAACATCGGTCACGCCGTCGTCGCGGACGCGGTGTTCATGGGCATCGGCGAGGCGACGAAGGCGATGCTCGCGGCGATGAAGAAGGGGAGGGCCGCATGA
- a CDS encoding cob(I)yrinic acid a,c-diamide adenosyltransferase: MKLYTKTGDDGTTGLFGGGRVKKASLRVEAYGTVDELNAALGVARAAKLEAFTEGVLAQVQVDLFTLGAELACVPGKEAKLSMQLLDAGDAARLEKAIDDAEEGLPPLKTFVLPGGSAQAAALHLARTICRRAERAVLALDDAPARGEVVIYLNRLSDLLFVLARKANATANVEDVPWHPRKS, translated from the coding sequence GTGAAGCTCTATACGAAGACTGGGGATGATGGGACGACGGGGCTCTTTGGCGGCGGGAGGGTCAAGAAGGCGTCGCTGCGGGTCGAGGCTTATGGGACCGTCGACGAGCTGAACGCGGCGCTCGGGGTCGCGCGGGCGGCGAAGCTCGAGGCCTTCACCGAGGGCGTGCTCGCGCAGGTCCAGGTCGATCTCTTCACGCTCGGGGCGGAGCTCGCGTGCGTGCCGGGCAAGGAAGCGAAGCTCTCGATGCAGCTCCTCGACGCCGGCGACGCCGCGCGGCTCGAGAAGGCGATCGACGACGCGGAGGAAGGGCTCCCGCCGCTCAAGACGTTCGTGCTCCCCGGCGGCAGCGCGCAAGCGGCGGCGCTCCACCTCGCGCGCACGATCTGTCGTCGCGCCGAGCGCGCGGTCCTCGCGCTCGATGACGCGCCCGCGCGCGGCGAGGTCGTGATCTACCTCAATCGGCTGAGCGATCTGTTGTTCGTGCTCGCGCGAAAAGCGAACGCCACGGCGAACGTCGAAGACGTCCCGTGGCATCCGCGGAAAAGCTGA
- a CDS encoding PDZ domain-containing protein, whose translation MRLPSRALRFVALFVSFGIASWLAIHLHGGGLWDGLAPAVASTGDPKHHAGNYDLRQLKVVNEVLKNVRDKYVDPKRVKPKDMLLSSLNYVQRDVAQIIVIHEETSPTVTVRVDTQEKTFRVDNVLGLWDVSARLREVFDFVQENLKGTEVDLREVEYAACNGMLHTLDPHSVLLSPEAYKEMNLSTSGQFGGLGIVISIRDQQLTVINPMPGTPAFRAGVKKYDRITKIGGESTLNMGLNEAVQHLRGAPGSKVTVWIRRDGPEGWQTARPFELTREVIKVQSVESKSLGDGIGYVRLKQFQANTAKDLDEALAGLRKNGEIKGLVLDLRSNPGGLLEQAARVADKFLTSGPIVATVGNPGAGEDREEKVAHPEGTEPNYPIALLINGSSASASEIVAGALKNHERAVLIGETSFGKGSVQLVFTELPDRAALKLTIAQYLTEPGDISIQGTGVTPDIELDPMTADSQEMDLTVDTGSIKERDLSRSLVNARIKEGQKPSEVVRYNLPESLRRELRDRGGDPDEVLGNDFPAKDFPVKFARDLVARVPHGKRLEQVRAAKDLIAQTRSSELAKVSADLQALGIDWSDAPADVPSSAPGSPAPPVEVKLETDRANNEVTAGDPMTLKVTVTNKGTVPLHRLAAVTKSDNGLYDNKELVIGKLEPGKSKTASIPLGWCEVEGHKVGSTAPLPKDAPRVCKIPRDTFSRQDGISVKFDESRGRNPAAQDIRVAVKALERPVFAYSYQIADVRKGNGDGKVQKGEHLTMYVSVKNVGKGKSYETQANLRNLSGDGLLLHEGRFDISNMQPGEVKKLTFAFDVEAPLADPEAKVELSIADRDLRENVIEKVRMPIAVPSSLTNTSGAMKARTGGATLLESPEPGARAFGRLGAGTAVHVTATVGELTKVTLGDNRFGFVRTAELESGGQPAAVVAFEEQMRRFPPAVEIQPVALSVRDDKVQIKATATDNEKILDSYVFVGNKKVFYKSNRNGQDPKKLTFDTTVPLRPGVNVITLVARENVDTVGRKTVIVRRDGPNGEILQTPKTEDEGDGGGGDD comes from the coding sequence ATGCGTCTTCCCTCGCGCGCACTGCGGTTCGTTGCGCTCTTTGTCTCCTTCGGGATCGCGAGCTGGCTCGCCATCCACCTCCACGGAGGAGGGCTCTGGGACGGGCTCGCACCCGCGGTCGCGAGCACCGGCGATCCGAAGCACCACGCGGGGAACTACGACCTCCGGCAGCTGAAGGTCGTCAACGAGGTCCTCAAGAACGTCCGCGACAAGTACGTCGATCCGAAGCGCGTGAAGCCGAAGGACATGCTCTTGTCCTCGCTCAACTACGTGCAGCGCGACGTCGCGCAGATCATCGTCATCCACGAAGAGACGTCGCCCACGGTGACGGTGCGCGTCGACACGCAGGAGAAGACGTTCCGCGTCGACAACGTGCTCGGCCTCTGGGACGTGTCGGCGCGCCTCCGCGAGGTCTTCGACTTCGTGCAGGAGAACCTGAAGGGCACCGAGGTCGATCTCCGCGAGGTCGAGTACGCGGCGTGCAACGGCATGCTCCACACGCTCGACCCGCACTCGGTGCTGCTCTCGCCGGAGGCCTACAAGGAGATGAACCTGTCGACGAGCGGCCAGTTCGGCGGCCTCGGCATCGTCATCTCGATCCGCGATCAGCAGCTCACCGTCATCAACCCGATGCCGGGCACGCCCGCCTTCCGCGCCGGCGTGAAGAAGTACGACCGCATCACGAAGATCGGCGGCGAGTCGACGCTGAACATGGGCCTCAACGAGGCGGTGCAGCACCTCCGCGGCGCGCCCGGGAGCAAGGTCACGGTCTGGATCCGCCGCGACGGGCCCGAGGGCTGGCAGACGGCGCGACCGTTCGAGCTCACGCGTGAGGTCATCAAGGTCCAGAGCGTCGAGTCGAAGAGCCTCGGCGACGGCATCGGCTACGTGCGCCTCAAGCAGTTCCAGGCGAACACGGCGAAGGACCTCGACGAGGCGCTCGCGGGCCTCCGCAAGAACGGCGAGATCAAGGGCCTCGTCCTCGATCTCCGCTCGAACCCCGGCGGCCTCCTCGAGCAGGCCGCGCGCGTCGCCGACAAGTTCCTCACGAGCGGCCCGATCGTCGCCACGGTCGGCAACCCCGGCGCGGGGGAGGACCGTGAGGAGAAGGTCGCGCACCCGGAGGGCACCGAGCCGAACTACCCGATCGCGCTCCTCATCAACGGCTCCTCGGCGTCGGCCTCGGAGATCGTCGCGGGCGCGCTCAAGAACCACGAGCGCGCGGTGCTCATCGGCGAGACCTCCTTCGGCAAGGGCTCCGTCCAGCTCGTCTTCACGGAGCTCCCCGACCGCGCCGCGCTGAAGCTCACGATCGCGCAGTACCTCACCGAGCCGGGCGACATCTCGATCCAGGGCACCGGCGTGACGCCGGACATCGAGCTCGACCCGATGACGGCGGACAGCCAGGAGATGGACCTCACCGTCGACACCGGCTCGATCAAGGAGCGCGACCTCTCGCGCAGCCTCGTCAACGCGCGGATCAAGGAGGGCCAGAAGCCGTCCGAGGTCGTGCGCTACAACCTGCCCGAGTCGCTGCGGCGCGAGCTCCGCGATCGCGGCGGCGATCCGGACGAGGTCCTCGGCAACGACTTCCCGGCGAAGGACTTCCCGGTGAAGTTCGCGCGCGACCTCGTCGCGAGGGTCCCGCACGGCAAGCGCCTCGAGCAGGTGCGCGCCGCGAAGGACCTCATCGCGCAGACGCGCTCGAGCGAGCTCGCGAAGGTGTCGGCCGACCTCCAGGCGCTCGGCATCGACTGGAGCGACGCGCCCGCCGACGTGCCTTCGTCCGCGCCGGGCTCGCCCGCGCCGCCGGTCGAGGTGAAGCTCGAGACCGATCGCGCGAACAACGAGGTCACCGCCGGCGATCCGATGACGCTCAAGGTGACGGTGACGAACAAGGGCACCGTCCCGCTCCATCGCCTCGCGGCCGTGACCAAGAGCGACAACGGTCTCTACGACAACAAGGAGCTCGTCATCGGCAAGCTCGAGCCGGGCAAGTCGAAGACGGCGAGCATCCCGCTCGGGTGGTGCGAGGTCGAGGGCCACAAGGTCGGCTCGACCGCGCCGCTCCCGAAGGACGCGCCGCGCGTCTGCAAGATCCCGCGCGACACGTTCTCGCGCCAGGACGGTATTAGTGTGAAATTCGACGAATCCCGCGGGCGCAACCCGGCCGCGCAGGACATCCGCGTCGCGGTGAAGGCGCTCGAGCGGCCGGTCTTCGCGTACAGCTACCAGATCGCCGACGTCCGCAAGGGCAACGGCGACGGCAAGGTGCAGAAGGGCGAGCACCTCACGATGTACGTGAGCGTGAAGAACGTCGGCAAGGGCAAGAGCTACGAGACGCAGGCGAACCTCCGGAACCTCTCCGGCGACGGCCTCCTCCTCCACGAGGGTCGCTTCGACATCTCGAACATGCAGCCGGGCGAGGTGAAGAAGCTCACCTTCGCGTTCGACGTCGAGGCGCCGCTCGCCGATCCGGAGGCGAAGGTGGAGCTCTCGATCGCCGATCGCGATCTGCGCGAGAACGTGATCGAGAAGGTCCGCATGCCGATCGCGGTGCCGTCGTCGCTCACGAACACGAGCGGCGCGATGAAGGCGCGCACCGGCGGCGCGACGCTGCTCGAGTCGCCGGAGCCGGGCGCGCGCGCGTTCGGCCGCCTCGGCGCGGGCACGGCGGTGCACGTCACCGCGACGGTGGGCGAGCTCACGAAGGTCACGCTCGGCGACAACCGGTTCGGCTTCGTGCGGACGGCGGAGCTCGAGTCGGGCGGTCAGCCGGCCGCGGTCGTCGCGTTCGAGGAGCAGATGCGGCGCTTCCCGCCCGCGGTGGAGATCCAGCCCGTCGCGCTCTCGGTGCGCGACGACAAGGTGCAGATCAAGGCGACCGCGACGGACAACGAGAAGATCCTCGATTCCTACGTCTTCGTCGGCAACAAGAAGGTCTTCTACAAGTCGAACCGCAACGGCCAGGACCCGAAGAAGCTCACCTTCGACACGACGGTGCCGCTCCGTCCTGGCGTCAACGTGATCACCCTCGTCGCGCGCGAGAACGTCGACACGGTCGGCCGCAAGACCGTCATCGTCCGCCGCGACGGCCCGAACGGCGAGATCCTGCAGACGCCCAAGACGGAAGACGAAGGCGACGGCGGCGGCGGAGACGACTGA
- a CDS encoding NAD(P)H-hydrate dehydratase, with amino-acid sequence MIPVLSRDQMRAFDKHAIEACGVPSLLLMENAGRGAADVIEREALGGRAAGARVIVVAGTGNNGGDGFVVARHLLARGANVEVWLAGDARKQTPDCKANHEAWAGIGGVTKTLPLGGDSASRGDAALVRARPRGARSAKVLGPAGPGEVTFDALGPALAAADVVVDALFGTGLDRAIAGPLAKLALVLVALHDGGRGVRVAALDVPSGLHADTGVPLGPCIEADLTVTFAHLKLGLVTGSGAAKAGTVHVVDIGVPPSLVDARAASLVESSDVRALLAKRAVDTHKYRAGHVALFAGSPGKTGAALLAAQGALRGGAGAATIVSSAADVLEACIPEVMVARLDAKKLAPVLAKKAAALIGPGFGTDAGARAVASSVLKSFEGPIVADADAFTLFAGKPSAFAVAKTTPILTPHSGELGRLLGVEASSIDANRFAAARDAAKQTRAVVLLKGAYTVVAAPDGRVVVSGSGSPSLATAGAGDVLAGLITALACSLPPFEAAWAGAFLHGVAGAAWSKERGDRGMLAGEIAGELPGVIAALLAS; translated from the coding sequence GTGATCCCGGTCCTCTCGCGCGATCAGATGCGCGCCTTCGACAAGCACGCGATCGAGGCGTGCGGCGTGCCGAGCTTGCTCCTGATGGAGAACGCGGGCCGCGGCGCGGCGGACGTGATCGAGCGAGAGGCGCTCGGCGGACGCGCGGCGGGCGCGCGCGTCATCGTCGTCGCGGGCACGGGCAACAACGGCGGCGACGGCTTCGTCGTCGCGCGGCACCTCCTCGCGCGCGGCGCGAACGTGGAGGTGTGGCTCGCGGGCGACGCGAGGAAGCAGACGCCGGACTGCAAGGCGAACCACGAGGCTTGGGCGGGGATCGGCGGCGTGACGAAGACGCTGCCGCTCGGCGGCGACTCCGCTTCGCGCGGCGATGCCGCCCTCGTCCGCGCGCGACCGCGAGGGGCGCGCTCCGCGAAGGTGCTGGGCCCGGCGGGGCCCGGCGAGGTGACGTTCGACGCGCTCGGCCCCGCGCTCGCGGCGGCCGACGTCGTCGTCGACGCGCTCTTCGGCACGGGGCTCGATCGCGCGATCGCGGGCCCGCTCGCGAAGCTCGCCCTTGTGCTCGTCGCGCTGCACGACGGCGGACGCGGCGTGCGCGTCGCGGCGCTCGACGTCCCGTCGGGGCTCCATGCCGACACGGGCGTTCCGCTCGGCCCCTGCATCGAGGCCGACCTCACGGTGACGTTCGCGCACCTGAAGCTCGGCCTCGTGACGGGGAGCGGCGCGGCGAAGGCGGGCACCGTGCACGTCGTCGACATCGGCGTGCCGCCGTCGCTCGTCGACGCGCGCGCGGCGTCGCTGGTCGAGTCGAGCGACGTCCGCGCGCTGCTCGCGAAGCGCGCGGTGGACACGCACAAGTACCGCGCGGGCCACGTCGCGCTGTTCGCCGGCTCGCCGGGCAAGACCGGCGCGGCGCTCCTCGCGGCGCAGGGCGCGCTCCGCGGCGGCGCGGGGGCGGCGACGATCGTCTCGAGCGCGGCCGACGTCCTCGAGGCGTGCATCCCGGAGGTCATGGTCGCGCGCCTCGACGCGAAGAAGCTCGCGCCGGTGCTCGCGAAGAAGGCGGCGGCGCTGATCGGTCCCGGCTTCGGCACCGACGCGGGGGCGCGCGCGGTCGCGTCGTCCGTCCTCAAGTCGTTCGAGGGCCCCATCGTCGCCGACGCCGACGCGTTCACGCTGTTCGCGGGCAAGCCGTCGGCCTTCGCGGTCGCGAAGACGACGCCGATCCTCACGCCGCACAGCGGAGAGCTCGGCCGACTCCTCGGCGTGGAGGCCTCCAGCATCGACGCGAACCGCTTCGCCGCCGCCCGCGACGCGGCGAAGCAGACGCGCGCGGTCGTGCTCTTGAAGGGCGCGTACACGGTGGTCGCCGCTCCGGACGGCCGCGTCGTCGTGAGCGGCTCGGGCTCGCCGTCGCTCGCGACCGCCGGCGCCGGCGACGTGCTCGCGGGCCTCATCACCGCGCTCGCCTGCAGCCTCCCACCGTTCGAGGCCGCCTGGGCCGGCGCCTTCCTGCACGGCGTCGCGGGCGCCGCGTGGTCGAAGGAGCGCGGAGATCGCGGGATGCTCGCAGGTGAAATCGCCGGCGAGCTCCCGGGCGTCATCGCCGCCCTCCTCGCCAGCTGA